The following are encoded in a window of Vidua chalybeata isolate OUT-0048 chromosome 23, bVidCha1 merged haplotype, whole genome shotgun sequence genomic DNA:
- the VSIG10L2 gene encoding V-set and immunoglobulin domain-containing protein 10-like 2 isoform X5 — translation MAGDGRARPGGGAELWAGGCSPTGRGLLELHATGRGAPTGRGRGLGQGGGHGPWHGDAGPGDAAQRDAGAAGAAGGRPGPLPLPGALPRAGPAPCGLCRRPPACPGHTGWYICTVRNEVNNRSSDPIYLDIVYGPDEPAIRVEPFSPEQGGFSAGEREDVVLSCLAPSNPPSRYVWLHNGSQVHVGQTYVITAIARAQAGTYTCLAENSHLQTRTQATIVLTVYYPPAGSPSCSALASDDQRDVALRCRWLGGFPLARLRWVGPQEEEEEEEEEGLMGTSFSMATRIQSGAATRNGTSFSCLASHPALPLGAACGTTLWVPSGSPSCAAAATKGDEYVMLRCRWEGGTPLVTLRWRDSAGRTLGDPAPSAAVLVLSTDGSLGGREFVCVAAHPLRAAAAECRLRLEVPELQAESEVAVLEGGEAQLACRQRGSSASLGATVAWYDPKEREVTPGLAKYRLEEGEAWLNLTVRDAEWPGDSGIYRCTATNAVGAASLPVRLRVDRYPAPPNVTISKLRYTRARTEVRLEWRTQGAGNLTGFVVQRRQTKKPLRETPSPWETAAGDIEPHSRDRRLGGLDPAVLYAFRVLAVNHRTAGHPSEVQTPAEPPFEAYPAVTGAAVAGMLVATAASLLAVHCIARHRETLPRLHDLLFRTAGPGAQEPVGTTEDAEAATGGEEEAGPAQGDPSAPGTAAGADAAPAQGDPSAPGTAAEPLSAAPGTTDDPPVNVTITVTATP, via the exons ATGGCGGGCGACGGGCGTGCGAGGCCGGGCggtggagctgagctgtgggcCGGCGGCTGCAGCCCCACCGGCCGTGGTCTTCTGGAGCTTCACGCCACAGGGAGAGGGGCTCCCACGGGCCGTGGCCGTGGGCTCGGGCAGGGAGGTGGCCATGGCCCCTGGCACGGGGACGCTGGGCCGGGTGACGCTGCGCAACGGGACGCtggagctgcgggagctgcgGGTGGCCGCCCAGGGCCGCTTCCTCTGCCAGGGGCTCTTCCCAGAGCGGGGCCGGCTCCGTGTGGGCTATGCCGCCGTCCTCCTGCGTGTCCTGG CCACACGGGCTGGTACATCTGCACCGTGCGCAACGAGGTCAACAACCGCAGCAGCGACCCCATCTACCTGGACATCGTCT aTGGCCCTGATGAGCCGGCCATCCGTGTGGAGCCCTTCTCCCCCGAACAGGGGGGCTTCTCGGCGGGCGAGCGGGAGGACGTGGTGCTGAGCTGCCTGGCTCCCTCCAACCCCCCCAGCCGCTATGTCTGGCTGCACAACGGTTCCCAGGTGCACGTCGGCCAGACCTACGTCATCACTGCCATCGCCCGTGCCCAGGCGGGCACGTACACCTGCCTGGCCGAGAACAGCCACCTGCAGACGCGCACCCAGGCCACCATCGTCCTCACTGTCTACT ATCCACCAGCCgggagccccagctgctctgccctggcctcCGATGATCAGCGGGATGTGGCCCTGCGGTGCCGCTGGCTGGGGGGCTTCCCCCTGGCCCGGCTGCGCTGGGTGGGCccccaggaggaggaggaggaggaggaggaagaggggttGATGGGGACCAGCTTTTCCATGGCCACCAGGATCCAGTCAGGGGCAGCCACCAGGAACGgcacctccttctcctgcctggcCTCCCACCCCGCGCTGCCCCTGGGGGCTGCGTGTGGGACCACCCTGT GGGTCCCGTCTGGCAGCCCCTCCTGCGCGGCGGCGGCCACCAAGGGTGACGAGTACGTGATGCTGCGGTGCCGGTGGGAGGGGGGCACGCCGCTCGTCACCCTGCGCTGGCGGGACAGTGCGGGCCGGACCTTGGGCGACCCCGCACCCTCCGCCGCCGTGCTGGTGCTGAGCACCGACGGCAGCCTGGGGGGCCGGGAGTTCGTCTGCGTGGCCGCGCACCCGCTgcgggccgccgccgccgagtGCCGCCTGCGGCTGG AGGTCCCCGAGCTACAGGCGGAGAGCGAAGTGGCGGTGCTGGAGGGCGGCGAGGCACAGCTGGCGTGCCGGCAACGTGGCAGCAGCGCCAGTCTCGGTGCCACAGTGGCTTGGTACGACCCAAAGGAGCGGGAGGTGACGCCGGGGCTGGCCAAGTACCggctggaggagggagaagcGTGGCTCAACCTCACCGTCCGGGATGCCGAGTGGCCGGGGGACAGTGGGATCTACCGCTGCACCGCCACCAATGCCGTGGGCGCTGCCAGCCTCCCCGTCCGCCTCCGCGTGGACC GGTACCCAGCCCCGCCCAACGTCACCATCAGTAAGCTGCGGTACACGCGGGCGCGCACAGAGGTGCGGCTGGAGTGGCGGACGCAGGGCGCCGGCAACCTCACCGGCTTCGTGGTGCAGCGGCGCCAAACCAAGAAGCCCCTCCGGGagacccccagcccctgggaaaCAGCCGCCGGCGACATCGAGCCGCACTCCCGCGACCGGCGCCTGGGGGGGCTGGACCCCGCGGTGCTCTATGCTTTCCGCGTCCTGGCCGTCAACCACCGCACGGCCGGGCACCCCTCCGAGGTGCAGACGCCAG CCGAGCCTCCCTTCGAGGCGTACCCGGCGGTGACGGGGGCGGCGGTGGCAGGGATGTTGGTGGCCACCGCAGCATCCCTCCTGGCTGTGCACTGCATCGCCCGCCACCGGGAGACCCTCCCAC ggctgcacgACCTGCTGTTCCGCAC GGCTGGTCCCGGCGCCCAGGAGCCTGTGGGCACAACGGAGGATGCTGAAGCAGCCACAGGcggggaggaggaagcagggccagcacagggagaccCGTCTGCCCCCGGCACGGCAGCAGGTGCCGACGCAGCTCCAGCGCAGGGAGACCCGTCTGCCCCCGGCACGGCAGCAG AGCCGCTCTCGGCAGCACCAGGCACCACCGATGACCCACCAGTTAATGTCACCATCACCGTGACAGCGACACCGTGA
- the VSIG10L2 gene encoding V-set and immunoglobulin domain-containing protein 10-like 2 isoform X6, translating to MERGWALPPPWRGPWILLLLPALAGGQPLAAGEAAYEEWRATGVRGRAVELSCGPAAAAPPAVVFWSFTPQGEGLPRAVAVGSGREVAMAPGTGTLGRVTLRNGTLELRELRVAAQGRFLCQGLFPERGRLRVGYAAVLLRVLVPVSKPFVRPTAAAAAEGAAVALTCTVREGTEPLSFSWQHQEPRGGSSVTPAGLGGSRAELQLTPANRSHTGWYICTVRNEVNNRSSDPIYLDIVCARRPDLRHHCHRPCPGGHVHLPGREQPPADAHPGHHRPHCLLIQSGAATRNGTSFSCLASHPALPLGAACGTTLWVPSGSPSCAAAATKGDEYVMLRCRWEGGTPLVTLRWRDSAGRTLGDPAPSAAVLVLSTDGSLGGREFVCVAAHPLRAAAAECRLRLEVPELQAESEVAVLEGGEAQLACRQRGSSASLGATVAWYDPKEREVTPGLAKYRLEEGEAWLNLTVRDAEWPGDSGIYRCTATNAVGAASLPVRLRVDRYPAPPNVTISKLRYTRARTEVRLEWRTQGAGNLTGFVVQRRQTKKPLRETPSPWETAAGDIEPHSRDRRLGGLDPAVLYAFRVLAVNHRTAGHPSEVQTPAEPPFEAYPAVTGAAVAGMLVATAASLLAVHCIARHRETLPRLHDLLFRTAGPGAQEPVGTTEDAEAATGGEEEAGPAQGDPSAPGTAAGADAAPAQGDPSAPGTAAEPLSAAPGTTDDPPVNVTITVTATP from the exons ATGGAGCGTGGCTGGGCACTGCCGCCGCCTTGGAGGGGGCCCtggatcctgctcctgctgccggCGCTGGCCGGGG GGCAGCCGCTGGCGGCCGGCGAGGCGGCCTACGAGGAATGGCGGGCGACGGGCGTGCGAGGCCGGGCggtggagctgagctgtgggcCGGCGGCTGCAGCCCCACCGGCCGTGGTCTTCTGGAGCTTCACGCCACAGGGAGAGGGGCTCCCACGGGCCGTGGCCGTGGGCTCGGGCAGGGAGGTGGCCATGGCCCCTGGCACGGGGACGCTGGGCCGGGTGACGCTGCGCAACGGGACGCtggagctgcgggagctgcgGGTGGCCGCCCAGGGCCGCTTCCTCTGCCAGGGGCTCTTCCCAGAGCGGGGCCGGCTCCGTGTGGGCTATGCCGCCGTCCTCCTGCGTGTCCTGG TGCCTGTCTCCAAGCCCTTCGTGCGGccgacggcggcggcggcagcggagGGGGCAGCGGTGGCCCTGACGTGCACCGTGCGGGAGGGGACGGAGCCGCTGAGCTTctcctggcagcaccaggagcccCGGGGGGGTTCCTCAGTGACccctgcggggctggggggctccagggcagagctgcagctgacaCCTGCCAACCGCAGCCACACGGGCTGGTACATCTGCACCGTGCGCAACGAGGTCAACAACCGCAGCAGCGACCCCATCTACCTGGACATCGTCT GTGCACGTCGGCCAGACCTACGTCATCACTGCCATCGCCCGTGCCCAGGCGGGCACGTACACCTGCCTGGCCGAGAACAGCCACCTGCAGACGCGCACCCAGGCCACCATCGTCCTCACTGTCTACT GATCCAGTCAGGGGCAGCCACCAGGAACGgcacctccttctcctgcctggcCTCCCACCCCGCGCTGCCCCTGGGGGCTGCGTGTGGGACCACCCTGT GGGTCCCGTCTGGCAGCCCCTCCTGCGCGGCGGCGGCCACCAAGGGTGACGAGTACGTGATGCTGCGGTGCCGGTGGGAGGGGGGCACGCCGCTCGTCACCCTGCGCTGGCGGGACAGTGCGGGCCGGACCTTGGGCGACCCCGCACCCTCCGCCGCCGTGCTGGTGCTGAGCACCGACGGCAGCCTGGGGGGCCGGGAGTTCGTCTGCGTGGCCGCGCACCCGCTgcgggccgccgccgccgagtGCCGCCTGCGGCTGG AGGTCCCCGAGCTACAGGCGGAGAGCGAAGTGGCGGTGCTGGAGGGCGGCGAGGCACAGCTGGCGTGCCGGCAACGTGGCAGCAGCGCCAGTCTCGGTGCCACAGTGGCTTGGTACGACCCAAAGGAGCGGGAGGTGACGCCGGGGCTGGCCAAGTACCggctggaggagggagaagcGTGGCTCAACCTCACCGTCCGGGATGCCGAGTGGCCGGGGGACAGTGGGATCTACCGCTGCACCGCCACCAATGCCGTGGGCGCTGCCAGCCTCCCCGTCCGCCTCCGCGTGGACC GGTACCCAGCCCCGCCCAACGTCACCATCAGTAAGCTGCGGTACACGCGGGCGCGCACAGAGGTGCGGCTGGAGTGGCGGACGCAGGGCGCCGGCAACCTCACCGGCTTCGTGGTGCAGCGGCGCCAAACCAAGAAGCCCCTCCGGGagacccccagcccctgggaaaCAGCCGCCGGCGACATCGAGCCGCACTCCCGCGACCGGCGCCTGGGGGGGCTGGACCCCGCGGTGCTCTATGCTTTCCGCGTCCTGGCCGTCAACCACCGCACGGCCGGGCACCCCTCCGAGGTGCAGACGCCAG CCGAGCCTCCCTTCGAGGCGTACCCGGCGGTGACGGGGGCGGCGGTGGCAGGGATGTTGGTGGCCACCGCAGCATCCCTCCTGGCTGTGCACTGCATCGCCCGCCACCGGGAGACCCTCCCAC ggctgcacgACCTGCTGTTCCGCAC GGCTGGTCCCGGCGCCCAGGAGCCTGTGGGCACAACGGAGGATGCTGAAGCAGCCACAGGcggggaggaggaagcagggccagcacagggagaccCGTCTGCCCCCGGCACGGCAGCAGGTGCCGACGCAGCTCCAGCGCAGGGAGACCCGTCTGCCCCCGGCACGGCAGCAG AGCCGCTCTCGGCAGCACCAGGCACCACCGATGACCCACCAGTTAATGTCACCATCACCGTGACAGCGACACCGTGA
- the VSIG10L2 gene encoding V-set and immunoglobulin domain-containing protein 10-like 2 isoform X7 → MERGWALPPPWRGPWILLLLPALAGGQPLAAGEAAYEEWRATGVRGRAVELSCGPAAAAPPAVVFWSFTPQGEGLPRAVAVGSGREVAMAPGTGTLGRVTLRNGTLELRELRVAAQGRFLCQGLFPERGRLRVGYAAVLLRVLATRAGTSAPCATRSTTAAATPSTWTSSVHVGQTYVITAIARAQAGTYTCLAENSHLQTRTQATIVLTVYYPPAGSPSCSALASDDQRDVALRCRWLGGFPLARLRWVGPQEEEEEEEEEGLMGTSFSMATRIQSGAATRNGTSFSCLASHPALPLGAACGTTLWVPSGSPSCAAAATKGDEYVMLRCRWEGGTPLVTLRWRDSAGRTLGDPAPSAAVLVLSTDGSLGGREFVCVAAHPLRAAAAECRLRLEVPELQAESEVAVLEGGEAQLACRQRGSSASLGATVAWYDPKEREVTPGLAKYRLEEGEAWLNLTVRDAEWPGDSGIYRCTATNAVGAASLPVRLRVDRYPAPPNVTISKLRYTRARTEVRLEWRTQGAGNLTGFVVQRRQTKKPLRETPSPWETAAGDIEPHSRDRRLGGLDPAVLYAFRVLAVNHRTAGHPSEVQTPAEPPFEAYPAVTGAAVAGMLVATAASLLAVHCIARHRETLPRLHDLLFRTAGPGAQEPVGTTEDAEAATGGEEEAGPAQGDPSAPGTAAGADAAPAQGDPSAPGTAAEPLSAAPGTTDDPPVNVTITVTATP, encoded by the exons ATGGAGCGTGGCTGGGCACTGCCGCCGCCTTGGAGGGGGCCCtggatcctgctcctgctgccggCGCTGGCCGGGG GGCAGCCGCTGGCGGCCGGCGAGGCGGCCTACGAGGAATGGCGGGCGACGGGCGTGCGAGGCCGGGCggtggagctgagctgtgggcCGGCGGCTGCAGCCCCACCGGCCGTGGTCTTCTGGAGCTTCACGCCACAGGGAGAGGGGCTCCCACGGGCCGTGGCCGTGGGCTCGGGCAGGGAGGTGGCCATGGCCCCTGGCACGGGGACGCTGGGCCGGGTGACGCTGCGCAACGGGACGCtggagctgcgggagctgcgGGTGGCCGCCCAGGGCCGCTTCCTCTGCCAGGGGCTCTTCCCAGAGCGGGGCCGGCTCCGTGTGGGCTATGCCGCCGTCCTCCTGCGTGTCCTGG CCACACGGGCTGGTACATCTGCACCGTGCGCAACGAGGTCAACAACCGCAGCAGCGACCCCATCTACCTGGACATCGTCT GTGCACGTCGGCCAGACCTACGTCATCACTGCCATCGCCCGTGCCCAGGCGGGCACGTACACCTGCCTGGCCGAGAACAGCCACCTGCAGACGCGCACCCAGGCCACCATCGTCCTCACTGTCTACT ATCCACCAGCCgggagccccagctgctctgccctggcctcCGATGATCAGCGGGATGTGGCCCTGCGGTGCCGCTGGCTGGGGGGCTTCCCCCTGGCCCGGCTGCGCTGGGTGGGCccccaggaggaggaggaggaggaggaggaagaggggttGATGGGGACCAGCTTTTCCATGGCCACCAGGATCCAGTCAGGGGCAGCCACCAGGAACGgcacctccttctcctgcctggcCTCCCACCCCGCGCTGCCCCTGGGGGCTGCGTGTGGGACCACCCTGT GGGTCCCGTCTGGCAGCCCCTCCTGCGCGGCGGCGGCCACCAAGGGTGACGAGTACGTGATGCTGCGGTGCCGGTGGGAGGGGGGCACGCCGCTCGTCACCCTGCGCTGGCGGGACAGTGCGGGCCGGACCTTGGGCGACCCCGCACCCTCCGCCGCCGTGCTGGTGCTGAGCACCGACGGCAGCCTGGGGGGCCGGGAGTTCGTCTGCGTGGCCGCGCACCCGCTgcgggccgccgccgccgagtGCCGCCTGCGGCTGG AGGTCCCCGAGCTACAGGCGGAGAGCGAAGTGGCGGTGCTGGAGGGCGGCGAGGCACAGCTGGCGTGCCGGCAACGTGGCAGCAGCGCCAGTCTCGGTGCCACAGTGGCTTGGTACGACCCAAAGGAGCGGGAGGTGACGCCGGGGCTGGCCAAGTACCggctggaggagggagaagcGTGGCTCAACCTCACCGTCCGGGATGCCGAGTGGCCGGGGGACAGTGGGATCTACCGCTGCACCGCCACCAATGCCGTGGGCGCTGCCAGCCTCCCCGTCCGCCTCCGCGTGGACC GGTACCCAGCCCCGCCCAACGTCACCATCAGTAAGCTGCGGTACACGCGGGCGCGCACAGAGGTGCGGCTGGAGTGGCGGACGCAGGGCGCCGGCAACCTCACCGGCTTCGTGGTGCAGCGGCGCCAAACCAAGAAGCCCCTCCGGGagacccccagcccctgggaaaCAGCCGCCGGCGACATCGAGCCGCACTCCCGCGACCGGCGCCTGGGGGGGCTGGACCCCGCGGTGCTCTATGCTTTCCGCGTCCTGGCCGTCAACCACCGCACGGCCGGGCACCCCTCCGAGGTGCAGACGCCAG CCGAGCCTCCCTTCGAGGCGTACCCGGCGGTGACGGGGGCGGCGGTGGCAGGGATGTTGGTGGCCACCGCAGCATCCCTCCTGGCTGTGCACTGCATCGCCCGCCACCGGGAGACCCTCCCAC ggctgcacgACCTGCTGTTCCGCAC GGCTGGTCCCGGCGCCCAGGAGCCTGTGGGCACAACGGAGGATGCTGAAGCAGCCACAGGcggggaggaggaagcagggccagcacagggagaccCGTCTGCCCCCGGCACGGCAGCAGGTGCCGACGCAGCTCCAGCGCAGGGAGACCCGTCTGCCCCCGGCACGGCAGCAG AGCCGCTCTCGGCAGCACCAGGCACCACCGATGACCCACCAGTTAATGTCACCATCACCGTGACAGCGACACCGTGA